Below is a window of Amphiprion ocellaris isolate individual 3 ecotype Okinawa chromosome 15, ASM2253959v1, whole genome shotgun sequence DNA.
CAGATTTTCGATATAATCAGGTCCGATATAATCTGAGTGAATTAGAATTGTGGTCGGCAGATATGAGGTGATTTATGAAACAACTATAAATCCTGTGGTAATGAGACTGGCATTGAGTGAGAGAGGACAAAATGCCTACATTTTCATGTATAAATTGTTCATGTAGAGGAGAAATTATAAGACTGAGACAGGGTTAACTGCacttttttcataaaatgtatTTGGTCAAAATTTACTCGAGCAGAAGCAAAATTCAGGATTTCCAAAAAACTCATAAAACCTAAACTGCATAAAAACCATAAGAGATATCAAAGCataaatttaaatgaatcaCCTTCAAGGCCTTGTGACCTGTTTAAACTTTGAATGAGGTTCctactgtaaaataaaccaGAGCTACGGGACTCTAGAGATGGCTGTTTTTGGCAGTTGTCTAGTTGacttcccattcatttcaatggGGATGTTTAGGgctgttattttattaatttctttaaaaacatgcgATGAATCACTAAAAAGTCATAGCAGGCTGTTTGCAATCAAGCCGCATGTTGTGATTTATAGTTTGTATGGGTTTTCTAAAAGCTGCCTGACAAGTTATGTACTGAAAATCATGTCGAAAGAATCTGTAAGAATAAGCCCAAAGAATAGTAAAGTGCACACTTGATAAATCACACATTTTCACCTACACATTCAAAGATAACATAAATATAGAACAGTTTACATTAAACCTAGGGCTATGCTTGAAAACACTGACTATATACCTAAATATAAGAAGCAGATTACTGCCTACACTGTTTTGTAAACACTAATATGCAAAGTCATGTTCTTTCAGTATGATCTTTAAATcccaacaacacacacacctgttgtCGCCTGACTTGAAGGCTTAGATCAGCCTTTACGCCTCGTCTGCAGCTTAGCGTTGACTGGTTTTGTCAAAGTCTCTTGATTACTATTGTTGTTCTTGCGTCTTGTGAGGGCTGTTTGTGTAATCGGCCTTGTCTCTCTCTATTCCCCAGAACATGGGCGCATTTGAGAGCGAGCTGGAGAACCTGCTCGGGGAGTTTCATATCAAAATGAAAGGTAAGATAAGAGTCATTATAAGAAGtttacacatatacacaccatACATGCCAACCGCTGCAGATTCCATCCAAGGGAAAATCCATAGGATCCACAAATGGGAGCAAAATGTGTTAGatattctttcaaaaaatcgAGAAAAAAGTTCCACTGTGTCATTGTACCAGCagcaaacaaatgcaaacagtCTGTATTTGACACATCAAGGTGGCAGCGTCTGGTTTGCATGATGCAAAGGaacaattaaaatcaaaactgcagcagaagaaTAGAAATCAGTGGGAAAATCAGCTGTGGGTGATGATGTTTGTTTGATCCTCGATGCCCTGAAGTTATGATCAGCAGTTTCATAAGATTGCCAATGGCTGGAGTAGACCATGTGACAGAATTTTTACCACacaaatgttgatttttatatACAGACATTCCTTTTAAGTTTACATGTATGACATACTGgtatttacttttaaaataagaGCCATTTCTTCACTAATGATTACAACATGAATGTTTTATTACTCTATATTCACTGCAGCTTCTTTGAAATGTGTCCACACGACATTTTGTAACAGAGAAGTCTTCAGTCCCAGCAAGAAATATGGCAGTTAAAATTGTTCTCCTACCGTGAGAAACTGATTCTTTACACAGCCTCTTGTGTAATAATTCATCCTGAATGAGAAAGTCACATAAAGTTGCTTGACTCATGGTTCCCTGCATCACATTAGAGTTTTCCTTCCTACCCTTTGCCtttatgaataataaaaaaatatgtttcttttctCTAACAGGTTTGGCAGGCTTTGCTAGACTCTGTCCTGGAGACCAATATGAGGCAAGTTTCTTCATTTTCCTTCTGACTTTCATAATGAGACGAGAAATGTAAGATTTCACCCACTTTAGTTGACATTTAGCATCAATAGAACAAGtagacattttttctgtttgaagtagctaaaatgatattttaataGTCGTGGGGTGGCTCAGTTTTTTCAGAGTTTTAGTTCATTATATGGCTTTCTTTGGACTGCAGCAGGCTGCTTTGTGCCCTACATTTCCAATGACAAACAGCAGACAGTTACAGTTAGCGCTTCAGCTAAAACTCAGATATTTCCACCAAGAGTTGGAAAAACAGAGCTGAAAGAGTCAATATTGAACTTAAATCTTTTTCCAACACTTTCGCCATTAAAAGGTGATGATATATGTCAGTactattcatttatttcttctgCTGCCTCACGTTTAgctaaaaaaattcaaagtgaCAGGATTTGTATTATTAATTCCTCATGACTTCCATTAAGGAAACGTTTTACTGTTAAGTTCATGAAAAATTATCAAAGCTTTCTCTGGATTCAtgctattttctttctttcctgacGATGCTTTCTTGTTCTTTCCTGTAGATCTTCATGCGATATGGACGCCAGCGGTGGAAGTTGAAGGGGAGGATTGAAGTGAACTCCAGACAGAGTTGGGATGGAGATGAAATGGTCTTCATGCCCCTCATCACTGACCTTATTAACATCAAGGTGCTGAGGGAACACCGATAAGCTTGTATCTAAAGCATTGTGCTGCAGCAGAGTCCGTTTTTCCCTGAACTGAGTAGTAAACTGGTGTTTTGGTGCGTCAGGTGACGGAGCTGAAGGGTTTGGCCACTCACATGCTGGTGGGCAGCGTCATCTGTGAGACCAAGGAGCTGTTTACCGCCATGCCTCAGGTGGTGGCTGTGGACGTCAACGATCTGGGGACCATCAAACTCAACCTGGAGGTTACGTGGTAGTAAGTCAACATTCACTTCTTCACTTTTAGACCACATACTCCTTCACAGTACTCATAGATATGTTGTAGTGTGTATGAAGTGCAGTACATCTGCTGAACTTTAATATACTTAATGACCAACTGTAAAAGACCTTGTTAAtaatttgtgattattttgtgacttttaaaaTATCGTAGCAGAGATTCTTTTAATTTCAGATAACAATTATAAACACACTGATGGTGCCACTGCTGGGTTTCAGGGTTGTGAGATATAAATGTTTTGGTTCTTCTACAGTCTTTTACTGGACTGGCCTTAAGCTTGGGTTACCAACGAACACCCAcaatttattgtttgtgttatatgtagctttaaatgcagtgtGTGCATGACTTGTGACTGACTGCCATCtggtggagaaacttatttatAAGCTTTGGCATGTACAGAGCCATAGCTTCCGTTATATACATTTGTagatttagaattttatttatgtggcttacatgctttaatgttcaataaacattatttttctcagtGAACCTCTTCTCACCTTCTGTCTGAAATGAGCctttttagctcctgtctctttaaggcctCCTTCCTGGTGCATCATGACCCCAGATCTGAGTCTAAGCAAAGAAACGTAGCCCTAGCAAGAGCACCTCTAATGAGGAAATAATGGCAAGGAAGCTGCACAATCCAAACTAGTTGCTAGTTATGCAGATATGTTACTTGGTGACATATATGAGTAACAGAGGAATAGCCTGGACTTCAACATGGCGTTTAGGGCCTATAAGGAGCAGTGTTGTCTACGGCGGAGAATACATCTTTGACATAGACTTTGGGCTTTCTAAGTTAGTAATCCTTTaacaggtacaaaaaaaaacagcttcctAACACGCtaaaggagaaagagaaatCATAACATTATGGGCTCTTTAAGTGAGCAAATAAACTGTGTTGTTCTGAACACTAAATAAGTAAATTGACTTTTACAGGATTGCAGGAACAGGATAAATCAGACAGAGCAGTTATATTTAGTGCGTTGTTTTCTTTCCGCCTTCCAGCCCCTTCGACGTCGAGGACCTGACTCTGTCGTCTGGCAACGTGAGCAAAGCCACAGCTCTCCAGAGACGAGTGTCAGTCTATAGCCAGGGCACACCGGAGACCCCCACCTTCCAGGACACCTCCTTTTTTGTGAGTCCAGCACCCACCGTATCTTCTTTAGCGTCATTGTCGAGGTGTTagacagatttcttttttcttttgagttGTTAACAAATTCTGTGATCCTTGTGCACCAGCCTGAGCACTGTCTGCACTGTACTACAAGGATGATAATTATGGCCCAgtttttctgttgatgcatCATGCGTATACGGGCAATGCTAGCACTACCCCTAAACTAACCCTCACCCATTTCCCTGCTAACCTCCTCTTCTTTGCATTTCCACATTATAACCCTTCATCCACACTCTGTCCCACCTCACACCCTCATCCATTCCCCCTGTATCTCACTCACCTGCTCTCACTTGAAAACCCAACTCCTGCTCCTATTTGCCTGCGTACATTGTGTAAAGAAGTGGCAGCCATATCCCGTGGAGCGCCAGCGCCTCTCCTTCCTGCACATGCTCCGAGACACCCTGCTAGAGAAGCTAAGGCGCAGTCGCTCGTTTGGTGACCTGGCCTCGCTCCGGCCAAGGCCCAAATCCAGTCTGGAGGTCTATGTGAGTGTGCTGTGGCCCCCCTTGACCCTCCTAACCCGACTCTGTGTGCCCCCTACCTCCCTGACATGAGGGGGATCCTCTGCTGGTGTGGGCAAACTTGTCCAGTTCCTTTCTGTGGGCTGCAGAGTGCCATGTGTGGATGATTGCATGTTTATTTGCATGACATGCTTTAAGCTGTCCGTATTATTGTTTTCAGTTCAGATTTACTTTACTCTTTGGCTCTATCTTGGTTGAACTAGTCACAAGAACTGAGAGAGAAAAGTGGAGTTAGAGTGGATGTTTTAAGTATATCTGCTGTCTCTTTTACTATTTTACAGAACAGCTTTCTCTTGTACTTTTCTATCTTATGTGGGCTGGTTTCAGGCTATTTctccattttccatcttttttagtacacgtatttatttatttctctctttttccagTCTACTTTACCAGATGACGTCTTTGAGAACGGCGGCTGTGGTGTGGCCGAGTGCAAGCGTCTATCCTTCACGTTCTCCGACACCTCTGGTTCTACGCCCAGCCCCAGCCCCGCCCCCAGCTCCTACTCCCCAGGCCAGTCCAACCCCGAGATCACCGTCACTCCTCCAGAAACAGAGACGGTACCTACACAAATCCTCCCAACTAGGGAGGACTCCATCGCAGAGGAACATctggtggaggaagaggaggaggagtatgAAGAGGATGGGGAGACGGgcagcagaggcagcagaggcagcaggaCCAGTCCCAGCCTCGCCAGTGACGAAGTGGAGGTGACTGAAGACTCGGAGTGGGAGCGCACCGAGTCCCAGCGTAACTCCAGCTCCAACGGCGGCTCGGCTGCACCGTCCTTGTGTTCTGACGGACACCTGTCTACGGTGGCTCCCGAGGATGTTTTCCTGGATCATGCCGACGAGCTGAAACCCGTGGAACTGGACACAGAGGAGGCGGGAAGCCTGACCAAGCAGCTTGTGAAGAGGCTGACTTCCTCCGAAATTGCGCCGCCCAGTGAGAGCACCAACGAGGGCGGAGGGAGCCTGAGTTGGTCCGGAGAGGGAAGCAGGGCCTTCCTGGAGAGCAGCCTGGAGGAGGCCATCCACAGCCTGCTGATGAGACTGGAGGCACTGACGCATCGCTGCAGAGAGCTGCAGGACCTGGAGCAGGAAGTGATGCGCCTGGAGGACCTACTCAAGGTGAAGGCTGACTCAGAGCCCACGTCTCACTGGCATATGTGCTTAAAGCTTTCATTCTGAATGGAGAAAGGATTATTTCAAGTACTTTAAAGAGATGttgaagagattttttttacttcatgatATAATTGGAGTGTTGGAGTCACCCTCAACATTGTGTGAAGTGTCCTAACTTCAATAtgagtgttgtgtttttaacccttgtgtcgtcctgcgggtcaaattgacccgttttaaagtttgaaaatgtggaaaaaaacaatattttcacagtgaaacttctgacgtccatattttcaacatttttgggaaatttttgaacattttttggtggaaaaaaagaaatgttataaatgtttcttaagaacattcaccaaaaaatcaaccaaaatccagcgaatttcgctggattttggttgatttttttggtgaatgttcttaagaaaatattagaagttttactgatatatatgaaatcacttcagatatttttgggattttttttggaagatttttactcattttttgaaaatatttacatgaaatttcttatttttttaaataaaacttttaagggaaatttttaaggaattattggaattttcttcctgaaagttttgcaaattttcagaaatttgtggattttttttgcagaatttttaagacaaggaaacaatattttttggtgcccgtaaatgaggacaacagaagggttaaaTGAGTGCTATCATTCTAACTGACAGGGGATCACTTACATACTTACTAAAATGTGGTGACAATATGAAGCTCAAAGTTAAACAAAGCAGTCAGTTGACATGACAAGGTTAGTTGGATCTTCTTGTGGGATTTTaatgtcctgtttatttctgtctgcaTCCGTATCATCCTGTTTTTCCACAGTGTCGTCTCCCGGGTCACAGGAGTCGATCATCCAGCCTCAGTCTGACAGTGGAAAGTGCCCTGGAGAGTTTCGACTTCCTCAACACCTCTGACTTTGATGACGAGGACACTGGTGATGACAACGCCGTCCTCAGCATCCCCCCACAGAGATCTCCGCTTTTTGATACAGATGGAGAGAGAATTGGGTGAGTGGAGTTACTTCCTAAGCACATTTTGTCACTgtgatattaaaaatatatatatatatataaacgtATGCACAAAGTAAAGTAAGGTTTGTTTAGTTTGAAGTGATTAAACATGAGAATGAAAACTGAAGTGCAGCTCATTTCCCTTGGATAAAgtatgtcattttgtcatttggtggATTGTAAAAGCATGTTATCAtttcaaaaatcaccaaaatgacacaatttctcagccagaaactgcacGAAAAGAAGAATTTTCAGCTTTCCGATAGTCACTGagctactcatctgtgacgtgcTGCTTGGTTGGAAAACTTATTgaaatttaaacttaaaaacatGATATTACCTGAAAGTCACTTTATTCCACAGCTCTCAATGAAAAAGaatgccaaaaaaaattgtttactTTCAGAAGGCATGAATTCCAGGATCATAAACatctaagtagtaaaatatctataggaTGTAGAATTACCATTTTTGTCCAGTCTTGATAACACCTGTCAGCACTTCAACttgtacaacaaaaaatgtgcatgttgAATTTAAGTTTTATCCAGTTTTTGCAGAATTAATAtccaaagaaataaaaagaaaaacaatggcACATTCTCTACTTGTAGCCATGATTGTAGTGTTTTtcatagaggtacaggactttagaatgcaatgaaaaatgagccttcAGTGATTACAAATGTGACAGGgccaaattgaaaaaaaagaaattacaaaattaaactgcttgtggttcagagggtttaacaGAATATGCATTGCCTTGCACCATAGCAGCacttaattaaaaacaatttgAGCGCAGTAGTTCTGTGTGTCGCTGCTGCCACCCGGTGACGACTGTCGGTATTTACTGTTTAGCGGCCAGCATCCTGAGGCCAGAGGACACCTGAGTGAAGCCTTGACTGAGGACACTGGAGTGGGCAACAGCGTGGCAGGAAGCCCCCTGCCTCTTACAACTGGAAATGAAAACCTGGATGTGGCCATCGTCATCCACCTTCAGTACTGTATTCACCTCATACAGGTAGAGCCCCTACTGATATAATATAGAAAGGATTACATGAATCCAGTTTGTTAAACACATCACCTTCTACTTACTGCCGCCTCATTTATAGTATCTAACATGCCTTTGTTTCTTGATTTTATGGCAGGTGTTGAGCAGTGGGGTGAGTGTGTGGCAGCGTCGCAGTGTGCTGTTAAAACTGTCCGGACAGACTCAGCTGTTGGAAGACCTAGCAGAGATCAGCGTGGACAGACTGGGAGCGATTACATCTGCTGCTGACGGTGGGTACCAGcaagtgaaaaactgttttttagtgttttctgaAGCCGCAATGTATCTGTctggccaaaaataaataaaagtttcagGGTTTGTAGCCTCTGACCTTGTGTACTTTCTGTCCTCTTCCCTCAGTTCTCCCGGGCCTCGCCGAGCGCCCTCAGCTCATGACTCTGTGGTCAGAGTGCAGCGGCTCTGCAGGACTTTTCCACACCACGCTGGACCGAGTGTTCAAACACATGAACCAGCGCTACGCAGCAGTGCTGCAGGACAGACACCCACACAGCACCGACACAGGTTGGCTCATCCCCGCTTTCTGTCTGCAAACAGACCACAGGTTATACTTAGAAGTTCACCCTCTTTTTGTTGGCAACACAgtcctgtttctgtgtttttatctaCCATTAGCTTTAAACTGAGTCACTTATTTGGTTTGTAAATCAGAAGCTGTTTTAAATGCGCCCCTGAGGGGAAATTAGATAACTGTAGCTGCTAAGAATATTAGGTTGTTGATAAAAGACGAGAACAGAAGCTGATGTTAGAGAGACTACATGAAATGGATTGTGACTGCAGCCGACAGGATTATTTTCTAACGTAtttgagataaaataaaaacctaccATGAAAATATTGTTGCAGTTAGCCAGAAACAATCTACTTTGAACACCTGCTGATTCCTTTCTCTTTTCACTCCAGTGATGGGTGTGGTGGTGGGTGAGATGGTGGACAGGAGCGACCTGATGGAGACACGtagtcctcctcctgctgctgctgctctctctcaGGACGTCCTGACGGTGTTTCAGTTCCACAGCTACATCTTACAACATGAAGTCCAGGACATGGAGACACACCTGCTGCACCTGGCCAGAGAGGGTGAGCAGAAGTTGCATGCCCACTTTCATGTCGGCTACTAGAGAATATATACTTACATGTCCAGGCTGCTTTCGTCAAACTACACCAAATATTCCAGCTGTTTGGAGATGAACCGAGCAGCAAGAACTCTGCTGTGTCACTTTAACACCTATCCACTCAagtagaaatacagattttctttttaaattgaaGAATTTGCAAATAACAAATGTCTCGGTGTTGTATCAGAAAGATATATGTTTCAGTGAAGGTTTTCGGGCTCAGATAGCTTTTTGTAGCATTGCAACTCTCAGTACAGAATAACAGGAATCATAAAGTAGTAGTGAAAAGGAAGTTATACAGTATAGaagtcactgtgggctcatttttcgcTGTAGTATGAAGTTCTGGgcttctatggaaacaacacaaccatggctgaaagtagagagaactcaaaaatgcctTTACTGCAATATGACACAGTTTTAGCACCATAAAATCTAAAAcgagaaaaaacaaatttaacttCTTTGATTACTTactttacaaaaacagaaaaaacttggaatcaacatgcacaacatttttccaagtgacTACCAGTGTTACCAATAGTTGGGGAAAATGGTGACTTTATAAACTATACTCCATACttttctcctttctgctctgtgtaaacacatcctgcagttcagtcgagttatccctgaatttttgtcacatgactgttccCAGTTGTGTCAAGGAGTGcaaatttgtttttgtgatctACAGCATCTGACTGCAGACCATttgtttttcatgcatttttacatGAGACGTGTGGAATAAAacgattttggtgaaatatctcgattttaggcttagatttgtttgttttcctgccatGCCTCCCTCACAGGGATGTCACAGATAAgtaatttgaagaaaaaaggtTGACATCATGTGATTCCCtctgtttctgtaattttttggctcagataaatgttgtaattttggcagttttctAAACACAACAGGCCCTTCAAACCCATCAGCTGGTTTTTGGGTTTCAGAGAGGAAGCAGGGACATGAAAACAGGATGCTCTGTGTACACCCAAACTTATAGCATCAGCCAACTCAATCCATGATGGCAGCCCAGAAAATTTCACAACCAAGACATGACGAagagaaaatgcaaatgagTTGTGGGTTAATGCGGCAAATTAAGTATGTTAAAGAATTAGAGATCGTTAAACTACAATGATGTAGATTTTCTAGAAtcagaattgtactttttttttctttctttttagatAGCATTAGCAATTAGCAGTTAGCAATTGGTACTTGCATGTTAGATGAAGTCTGCCTCTATAGTCTGTCTGTGGTGAGCTTGGCTGAAGTAGTGAAGCAATTAGaggttagcattagcatgtagctctaGTAAGTTTGCTTTGGACATTGTAGTCttgcagctagcattagcatttagagcTAGCACTAGCAGGTTTGAAGAGTCTATATGTATAATTTCTTTGTTACTTTTTAGCAGTTGGCACTAGGTAGTTAGCATCTTGCACTAGCTAACTGGTAGCATCAGCGCTGGTCActacctggagcatctcctaaACAGGCCTGGGTCAGTTGAACATGGCggtgctgtttggattgtgtaggaGCAGTGTGAACTGGCACTAAGGGGGGTGAATCTGGGATGCCAGAGTTCACCATCTAGCCTCCTGGAGGTGTGTGGGACTAAATAGATGAAACACCGTTGAAGGgaggtttccacctgatgaccCCCAGAGATGTGTTAGGAATCACTGCTCACTGGTACGTACAGTGATTGGTCAGGGATCCTAAGTCCTTCATTGGATGCGCATCTTTCTTGTTTggagcacaagtgtcttgtgtttaaactaaCTTGCTATCTTCTCTTAATGAGATCTCCAAGCAGCATCATGCTCATGCCAGTAGTCCAGAAAAGGCCTTGTCACTCTACAGTGGTTCCATCCCTGGTTTAACCTTTGTGTCTGCCTTTGCTTCGTCCTCAGAGGTGTTGGCGGAGGTCCTGTGCAGTGGTGATAATGCTCGGTGTCTAGCGGAGCTGGAGGAGGTACCTTTGTCATCTCTCTGGCCTAGAAACAGCACCCTGAGGTCTCTGGCCTCCCTGCTCACCGCAGAGGACCCTCAGGTCAACAAGGCAGCAGCCGACTACCTCTCCTCCGGAGCATCTAACAGTCACTTCAGGAACAGGGTGAGTAGTGCTATAGAGAGCAGAGCATGTGCACCATTTATGCCATTTCACATACAGGAGTCTCATCTGaatgtatgttgtgtacagGCGGTGGAGTGCTACACCCAGGCGCTGTCAGAGGCTGGAGTTCAGAGCCAGAGGGCCGCCTGCTCAGCGCTCAGCTGCCTGCAGGTCGGTGTCAGCTCACATTATCTGTAGCTGCCGGTTTTTATCATAGAACAGCAGTTTCACATTTATGTAATGAAAAGAGGATCATTAAATTCTTGTATCCCCCGTGTACTCTGACAAGTACGCTCTTCAGAGAATTACCTCATTTATCTGTCTATATGTAGGCGGTGGAGAGCATCAGGGCGGTGATAGCGCTATGCGATTCAGCTGATGAGGAGCTCCGCCACGTCGCCATAGAAACCCTGCTCACATTCGGTGAGTAACAAATTCATGGAAATGAAAGGTTGCTACACTTGTAGAAATCATCATGTCTAATTTGCATTTCATACACAAACGACACCGAGTTTAAAACATTAACCTTCTGAATCTCAAGcaatttctggatgttttttttttctgtccctctcatattttttactcactttggGCTTAttgttcactgcaatataaagttctacacctctatggaaacagtacaaccatggaAAGAGCTATAAAGAAACTCGAACATGCATTTTgtgcaatattaaaaaaatgtttaaatgctacaaatcataaaaaagaaacatgtacaacatttttcccaGTGCCCACAGGTGCTACCCATGCTGAAAAAACTAGCTATGACTTTTCTTACTAAAGATACTTTGCTGTTTATGtctttaattagttttcatACTTGCCTTTCTgcaattcagccaaaaagtcacTGAATTTTTGCAACCGTTGGATGCAGTTGATCACTAATAGCTTCCATGGTTGTCCTGGGGATCACAGAATAttatgttttttacagaatctgattggAGCCAATGCTTTGTTTTaggtatatttttaaatgagacttatagaaaaaagtaattttgatgtACTGTCACGATTTTCAGCCaagatttggttaaattttccACCCAAATAGcgcatcacagatgagtagttcagggactgttggaaagttcaTAATCAAAAGATTCTCCCAGTTCTTACTGTTTGGTAAttataaatggtgtaattggTGATTCTGTTAAGACAACATGCCTCTAAAACCTGCTGGTAGGTTGTTGGGTTTTACAGTAATGCATCGTGGACAGTGTAATGGCAAGacaaatgtttctttctttcctcaaaGTTTCCTATAGCAGTGGACACTGGATTcgattttgtaatattttggctGCAGAGATGCCACTCCTATCTGAGAAGCAGCACGTTACCTGTCATTGCGTTAAAACTGCTTGAATGAACGCTGTTTTTCTTCCAGGTGAGGAGGGGCGGCTGGCGTACGAGCAGCTGGACACGGTGCCGGGGGAAATGATTCGTCTGGGCACGCGACGAGGAAACGCCGTCACCACTGCCTTCTGAGCCACCATGCCACTGAAAGACACACCAGACTGCATCCCGGCCCGACTCCGTGGACGACGCTGCCCCCTCAGCTTAAACCGCCACACTGCACACCTCACGGGGCTGTTGGTGGCTGATCTGTTCACTGATCTGCTTGTCTGGCAAAgactttttcacatttaatcacTGTTCTCACTGATACTGCCT
It encodes the following:
- the ripor2 gene encoding rho family-interacting cell polarization regulator 2 isoform X2, with the protein product MELPRRLNWIRNRPWRPHVCRREFNRVSSRVPEIMAAGTHSPGGPNGIIRSQSFAGFSTLQERRSRCNSFMGNTAVQKKPQSKPKKPHLSGHKGGSSSREPQPKRLEEVYTALKQGLDEYLEVHQTELDKLMSLMKDMKRNSRLGVLYDLDKQIKTIERYMRRLEFHISKVDELYEAFCIQSRLREGASRMKQAFSSSPSTKGTKESIAEVNRRYKEYTENMGAFESELENLLGEFHIKMKGLAGFARLCPGDQYEIFMRYGRQRWKLKGRIEVNSRQSWDGDEMVFMPLITDLINIKVTELKGLATHMLVGSVICETKELFTAMPQVVAVDVNDLGTIKLNLEVTWYPFDVEDLTLSSGNVSKATALQRRVSVYSQGTPETPTFQDTSFFSTLPDDVFENGGCGVAECKRLSFTFSDTSGSTPSPSPAPSSYSPGQSNPEITVTPPETETVPTQILPTREDSIAEEHLVEEEEEEYEEDGETGSRGSRGSRTSPSLASDEVEVTEDSEWERTESQRNSSSNGGSAAPSLCSDGHLSTVAPEDVFLDHADELKPVELDTEEAGSLTKQLVKRLTSSEIAPPSESTNEGGGSLSWSGEGSRAFLESSLEEAIHSLLMRLEALTHRCRELQDLEQEVMRLEDLLKCRLPGHRSRSSSLSLTVESALESFDFLNTSDFDDEDTGDDNAVLSIPPQRSPLFDTDGERIGGQHPEARGHLSEALTEDTGVGNSVAGSPLPLTTGNENLDVAIVIHLQYCIHLIQVLSSGVSVWQRRSVLLKLSGQTQLLEDLAEISVDRLGAITSAADVLPGLAERPQLMTLWSECSGSAGLFHTTLDRVFKHMNQRYAAVLQDRHPHSTDTVMGVVVGEMVDRSDLMETRSPPPAAAALSQDVLTVFQFHSYILQHEVQDMETHLLHLAREEVLAEVLCSGDNARCLAELEEVPLSSLWPRNSTLRSLASLLTAEDPQVNKAAADYLSSGASNSHFRNRAVECYTQALSEAGVQSQRAACSALSCLQAVESIRAVIALCDSADEELRHVAIETLLTFGEEGRLAYEQLDTVPGEMIRLGTRRGNAVTTAF
- the ripor2 gene encoding rho family-interacting cell polarization regulator 2 isoform X3, with translation MYRRVRTYNHIRMKRYRFAYRVSSRVPEIMAAGTHSPGGPNGIIRSQSFAGFSTLQERRSRCNSFMGNTAVQKKPQSKPKKPHLSGHKGGSSSREPQPKRLEEVYTALKQGLDEYLEVHQTELDKLMSLMKDMKRNSRLGVLYDLDKQIKTIERYMRRLEFHISKVDELYEAFCIQSRLREGASRMKQAFSSSPSTKGTKESIAEVNRRYKEYTENMGAFESELENLLGEFHIKMKGLAGFARLCPGDQYEIFMRYGRQRWKLKGRIEVNSRQSWDGDEMVFMPLITDLINIKVTELKGLATHMLVGSVICETKELFTAMPQVVAVDVNDLGTIKLNLEVTWYPFDVEDLTLSSGNVSKATALQRRVSVYSQGTPETPTFQDTSFFSTLPDDVFENGGCGVAECKRLSFTFSDTSGSTPSPSPAPSSYSPGQSNPEITVTPPETETVPTQILPTREDSIAEEHLVEEEEEEYEEDGETGSRGSRGSRTSPSLASDEVEVTEDSEWERTESQRNSSSNGGSAAPSLCSDGHLSTVAPEDVFLDHADELKPVELDTEEAGSLTKQLVKRLTSSEIAPPSESTNEGGGSLSWSGEGSRAFLESSLEEAIHSLLMRLEALTHRCRELQDLEQEVMRLEDLLKCRLPGHRSRSSSLSLTVESALESFDFLNTSDFDDEDTGDDNAVLSIPPQRSPLFDTDGERIGGQHPEARGHLSEALTEDTGVGNSVAGSPLPLTTGNENLDVAIVIHLQYCIHLIQVLSSGVSVWQRRSVLLKLSGQTQLLEDLAEISVDRLGAITSAADVLPGLAERPQLMTLWSECSGSAGLFHTTLDRVFKHMNQRYAAVLQDRHPHSTDTVMGVVVGEMVDRSDLMETRSPPPAAAALSQDVLTVFQFHSYILQHEVQDMETHLLHLAREEVLAEVLCSGDNARCLAELEEVPLSSLWPRNSTLRSLASLLTAEDPQVNKAAADYLSSGASNSHFRNRAVECYTQALSEAGVQSQRAACSALSCLQAVESIRAVIALCDSADEELRHVAIETLLTFGEEGRLAYEQLDTVPGEMIRLGTRRGNAVTTAF